The DNA window cagagacagtgagatggagagagagagaggcagagagagagagacagagagagcgagatggagagagagcgagatggagagagagaggcagagacagtgagatggagagagagagaggctgagagagcgagatggagagagaggcagagagagcgagatggagagagagaggcagagagagcgagatggagagagagataggcagagagagagagacagagagagcgagatggagagagagcgagatggagagagagaggcagagacagtgagatggagagagagagaggcagagagagcgagatggagagagagagaggcagagagagcgagatggagagagagagaggcagagagagcgagacggagagagagatggagagagagagaggaagaaagagcgagatggagagagagagaggcagagagagcgagatggagagagagagaggcagagagagcgagacggagagagagatggagagagagaggcagagagagtgagatggagagagagagaggcagatagagcgagatggagagagagaggcagagagagtgagatggagagagagagaggcagagagagcgagacggagagagagcgagatggagagagagagaggcagagagagcgagatggagagaggcagagagagcgagatggagagagagaggcagagagagcgagatggagagagagagaggcagagagagagaggcagagacagtgagatggagagagagagaggcagagagagcgagatggagtgagagagaggcagagagagtgagatggagagagagaggcagagagagcgagatggagagagagagaggcagagagagagagacagagagagcgagatggagagagagtgagatggagagagagagaggcagagagagcgagatggagagagagagaggcagagagagtgagatggagagagagaggcagagagagagagatggagtgagagagaggcagagagagtgagatggagagagagagaggcagagagagcgagatggagtgagagagaggcagagagagtgagatggagagagagaggcagagagagcgagatggagagagagagaggcagagagagagagacagagagagcgagatggagagagagtgagatggagagagagaaaggcagagagagcgagatggagagagagagaggcagagagagcgaggcggagagagagatggagagagagaggcagagagagtgagatggagagagagagaggcagatagagcgagatggagagagagagaggcagagagagtgagatggagagagagagaggcagagagagcgagacggagagagagcgagatggagagagagagaggcagagagagtgagatggagagaggcagagagagcgagatgaagagagagagaggctgagagagcgagatggagagagcgagatggagagagagcgagatggagagagagaggcagagagagtgagatggagagagagagaggcagagagagcgagatggagagagagagaggcagagagagagagacagagagagcgagatggagagagagaggcagagagagtgagatggagagagagagaggcagagagagcgagatggagagagagagaggcagagagagagagacagagagagcgagatggagagagagcgagatggagagagagagaggcagagagagcgagacggagagagagagaggcagagagagcgagatggagagagagagagatggagagagagagaggcagagagagcgagatggagagagagagaggcagagagagtgagatggagagagagagaggcagagagagcgagatggagagagagagaggcagagagagcgaaatggagagagagcgagatggagagagagagaggcagagagagcgaaatggagagagagcgagatggagagagagagaggcagagagagcgagatggagagagagcgagatggagagagagagaggcagagagagcgaaatggagagagagagaggcagagagagtgagatggagagagagagaggcagagagagcgagatggagagagagagaggctgagagagcgagatggatagagagagaggcagagagagcgagatggagagagagagaccaagagagcgagatggagagagagcgagatggagagagagagaggctgagagagcgagatggatagagagagaggcagagagagcgagatggggagagagagaggcagagagagcgagacggagagagagcgagatggagagagagagaggcagagagagcgagacggagagagagcgagatggagagagagcgagatggagagagagagaggcagagagagcgagatggagagagagagaggcagagagagcgagttggagagagagcgagatggagagagagagaggcagagagagcgagatggagagagagagaggcagagagagcgagatggagagagagcgagatggagcgagagaggcagagagagcaagatggagagagggagaggcagagagagcgagatggagagagagcgagatggagagagagagaggcagagagagcgagatggagagagagagaggcagagagagcgagatggagagagagcgagatggagagagagaggcagagagagcgagatggagagagagcgagatggagagagagagaggcagagagagcgagatggagagagagagaggcagagagagcgagatggagagagagcgagatggagagagagagaggcagagagagcgagatggagagagagcgagatggagagagagagaggcagagatggacaaaACAGATTGTGATGGCAGGAATCAAGTTTTTCAAGTGCATGAGGGCCATTTTCACCTTcctccctcacctcccccccctcccccatagcATACAATTGGCACAGCGGTCAGGTGCCCTGTTGGGTCCAAGTTTCCATCTGACCATCCATTCTGTTTCTACACAGGCCCCAACCAGCAGTGCTGCTTTTCCACCCTGGTGGTAAGTTGAAAATTACCTCCCTCCCCCCCAGTTCTTCGAGTTCAATGGagcgattgtgaaaggacagtgtacagGGCAACCCCACCGTTTTATGGGTCACTCCATTCACCCACCCACAGCCTGTTACCATATCCAACCCAACACCTGGTGTCTGAGGTCCTGGTGATTGGGTTATCAGGAGGGATTTAAGTGTGGATCAGTTCAGTGGGAGAATATTCGTTGGGCACTAGGACCCAGAAGGCAGTGTGTGAGATTGCAGATGCCTAATGTGTGAGAGTTAGCAGTGAAACCTTCTAAAAATCTTCAAACAGTGCTGTGGGTGCCTGTGTATGTGAGACTATGGATGGGGTATGTGTGATTAGGACAGTGTGGGGTATCAGGGTTCAGCATCAGTGATGCTTCTAAGTGGCTCatggtatctgtgtgagtgtgtgtgcaaatgagtgagtgagtgtgtgtgtgtgagtaagtctGAATGTaagttgtgtctctgtgtgagtgtgtgtctgtgtgagtgagtgtttgtctgtgtgtgagtgtgtgtgtctgtgtgtgagtgtgtgcctgtttgtgtgtgtttgagtgtggtcagtttgtgagtgtgtgtctctgcgtGAGTATAAGTAcacgtgtgtgtgtcagtgtgtgagtgtatcagtgtgtctgtcagtgtgtgtctgtgtgtgagtgtgtcagtgtgtgtctgtgtgtgagtgtgtgtgagtgtgtgtctgtgctatgtgtgtctgtgtgtgagtgtgtggctgtgtgtgactgtgtgcgagtgtgtgtctgtgtgtctgtgtgtgagtgtgtgtgcgctgaGTGAGTGGCTCTGTGTGCAAATGAGTGAGTGAgtctgaatgtgagtgtgtgtctgtgtgagcgtgtgtctctgtgtgagtatttgtctgtgtgtgcctgtgtgtgagtatgtctgtctgtctgtgtgtcagtgtcagtgtgtgagtgtgagtgcatgttagtgtgtgtgagtgtgtgtgtgagtgagtgtgtgagtgtgtctgtgtgagtgtgtcagtgtgtgagtgtgtctgtgtgtgtgtgtcagtgtgtgagtgtatgttagtgtgtgtgagtgtgtctgtgtgtcaatgtgtctgtgtctgagcgtgaatgtgtgtgtgtgtcagtgtgtgagtgtatgttcgtgtgtgtgagtgtgtctgtgtgtcaatgtgtgtataTCACGCAGTTGGCTAACAGTCAGTGAAGGAAATTATGAGTCATCCGATTGCAAACAGGAGACTCTGTGTTGGCTCCAATTGGCTGGAAATTATGGTTCGAATAACAAAACATTAAAGAGAAGATTAATAACTGGAGGCAGACAACAGAGGGAgccagtgagggagaagaggagagagggagggggagggggaggagagggagggaggaggaagggagggaggaggaagggaggataggaggggggagggatggaaagaagggaggaggcagagacagggagaggataacgagagtgaggagggagagaggagagacaacaatggacggggagagaggggaagattggagagagtgagggaggagagagggagagaagaggtagGGACAGTGGCAAGGAGGAATCAAGCCCAGAGCTGATGAAGGGTGGACTGGGGTTCCGGCAGTGGGAGCAGGCCAAGATGGAGCAATGGTAGAATGAGGTGGCCATTATACTGGACAAGGTGTGAGTTTTAAAGTTCACCCATAGTCCCTTGAGTGGTGAACCATCAGATTGAGCCTGAGAGAAGAGCCAGGCCAGGGGCATGGGTGATTATTGAGGGCTAATGGTGAGGAGTGTTGGCATCAGCCAAGCAAGGGGGAAGGGGAATAAACTCCAAAACTGTCCACTTGGGACGAGAGGGTGGTTGCTATCAGGAACATGCCAACATGTAACCATAGCCCAGAAAGATTAGGAGGCTAGAGGAGAAATCAGAGGTTGGTGACCCAGgtcatgaggagaagtttcttcactcagagggttgtgactgtttggaattctctgtcccagagggttgtggatgctcagttgttgagtatattcaaggcaggaaTCGATAGATTTTGGGGCACTAtggaaatcgagggatatggggatggtgtgggaaagtggagttgaagtagggaatcagccatgatcttattaaatggcagagcaggcttgaggggccgagtggcctactcctgctgctatttctcgtGATAAAGGTAGGGATAAAATGATCTACTAATATTTGTATATATTACTAGCTATGTTCCTGTGCTATTGGTTACAGTAAGTCAGATGACACACAGGGGCTCAATTTTAACCTATCCTGCTCATTTAGGAATCGGATGGGATAAGGCTTTACACCCGGCCCATTTGTCCATTAAAATTGGGCAAGGTATAATGTGCAGCTTCGGTTAAAAGCCCCAACTGACTCCAAAGTACAGGAGCGTAATGGCCATGAAATGCCTGGAGTATTATTCTGCCGCTAAGGGCTTTATGATGCTTCGCAGCCtaattgctgttaagtaaacacAATCTCATGTCAATCAATGCCTGGAAACCAGGGCAAAGCGCGTTTatatggtaaaacatcccaaggtgctttacaggagcgaatatcaaacagaatttgacaccgagccacaaaaggagatcttaggacaggcgaccaaaagtttggtcaaagaggtcggttttaaggagcgtcttaaaggaggggagagaggcggagaggtttagggagggaattccagagcttagggtccaggcagctgaaggcacggccgccaatggaaatcgggggatggtcaagaggccggaattggaggagcgcagagatctcggagggttgtggggctggcggagattacagagatagggagagggtgaggccatggagggatttgaaaacaagaatgatcaTTTTTAAACCGAGGAAGAGAGAAGGCAGGGAATGAGATTTGGGGTGCGCACATGGGtattatgccctctctttgctcttcacACTCAGGACTAAACAACTGCTTTAATTTCAGGTCAATCAGTAGTTTCACTGTTCTTTGATCAGGGAGCTGCGCAGGTTGGAAAATGTAAGTTTTGTGCTGCTGCTCTGCCGTAGGGACAGCACaagcacgatggaccgaatggcctccttctgtgcttatgATTCTAAGTGACTTCATTTCTTCCCTCCTGCCCCAGTCTGTTTTGACAGGTGGAATGTTTGAGTCATGTAAGACTTAACTTTATAGATATGGAGATTCTAGCATGCACACCTGTGGCATTGATTCATAgtcactacagcacagaaggaggccattcagcccatcgagtccatgccagctctctgtagagcaatccagtcagtcctattgccCCGCTCTAtctccgtagtcctgcaagtttatttccctcaactgcccatctaatttccttttgaaatcattgatcgtctccacttccaccaaactcgtaggcagcgagttccaggtgattaccactcgctgtgtaaaagagttcttcctcacatccacccTGCATCTCTTGTACAAAACCGTAAATCTGTGTCTCCAAGTCCTTGTACCACcacttaatgggaacagcttttctttgtctgccttatccgaacctgtcgtaatcttgtacacctcgatcaaatctcccctcaatctcctttgctccaaggggaacaaccccagcttctccaatctaactagCTCACAGATCAGGTGCTGTTTTGCACAGGACAGGAGTGCTGTGCCATCAGAaaagtgagagagaaaggaatagaaggatatggtgatagggtgagatgaagaggggtggggggaggctcgtgtggagcagaaacaccagcacggagcagatgggctgaatggccagtttcgGTGCTGTAGTCTGGATCTAATATGTGGATTGAAAAGTTTGTTTTGATTGATTCACATTTATTTCTAAGGTTAGCTTGAACTTGTTTTCTGTTTAAGAGACAGGATTGGTCCCAACTACACATAGGTCCAAATGACAAGGACAAGCCAAGGTGAATGGGTTGTGCTCCTCAACTTCCTGCCTTCCTATGGTGCATCTAAACTTGTCTAAAATGGCGATAGACGTAAACCGACTCCAACATATGTGTGCTGTGAGTGATTGCTACTTGTTCACTCTCAGGTTTTCTCAAACGTCTGTTCAATTGGAGGCGTGACCACTGTGTGATCTGTCAGTCTTTCCCACTGAAAACAAGTCCGCTTTGCAATCATCAGTTGCCCAATGGTAGCCaaagattggctgccatgtttgcaggGTGACTGTTAGCCTCCTATTTCcagatgaggagatgttggaggggTAGAGGAACCCAACACAAAATCAACAATTGACCCACTCCCATTGGTTACGAGTGGGTCTGAAACCTGTTGAGTCAATCCAATCAGTGATCAGTCTCAAAGAGCCTACTGACTGACCATCTCTCTAACTGGAAGCTCCTCTCAGTGCCGGCCTCTGGTGAATGTGACATCTCACCAGTGATAACGCGCAGAATGTTAAAAATTCATCTATTTTCCAGACCGAGAAAAACCCAAGTGGTGTAAAAGTGCAGCAAATGAAATCGCACCGGGACaggacggggtgggggggcgggtggggggaggagggggggggcaaTGTTATCAATACAACTTCTGTCTCGGGGTATTTCCTTTAAGGACTTTGGTCAAACAAGAAGACCTGGATGGTGCTTGGCCATCCTATGTGGCCAATGTGATCCATCACCTTGACCAACTTGACCCATGACTTTGGCCAAACTTGACCTATGACCTTAGCCAACTTGGCCTATCACCTCGGCCAACTTGACTCATGACTTTGGCCAACTTGACCCATGACCTTGGCCAACTTGACCCATGGCCTTGGCCAACTTGACCTATCACCTCGGCCAACTTGACCTATGACCTTGGCCAACTTGACCTATCACCTCGGCCAACTTGACTCATGACTTTGGCCAACTTGACCCATGACCTTGGCCAACTTGACCCATGGCCTTGGCCAACTTGACCCATCACCTCGCCAACTTGACTCCCCACCTTGGCCAACCTGACCCATCACTTTGACCAATTTGGCCTATGAgtccctgtaccccactccccacaATTCCCCACAAACACAGTGCGATAACCTAGAACGTTGAATTTTGGTGGTGTGACTGCGGAGCTACATCTGAGGTACTACGACTGGCTTCCCAGGACGGGGCTCAGTACATCGGCGCACCCTTCTCCCTAGCCAGCAGCTCTCGGCCCACCTCATCGTGGCTCCCGTTGCCGCTGGCGCCCAGTGGCGGCGGCGGAGGGAGGGGCGGAGCCTCGTCCCGGCAGGGGGTCGGGTAGACGAACATCCTGTGCAGGAGTGGCAATTGCTGCCCTTTCTCGTCCCGGATAACCATGTTCAGCGCCACTGGCAGTGGCGAGACGTGGGTGAAGTTGTATGGGTAGGTGCCAGCCAGGAGCTGGTGGCCGTACACCAGCTGGTAGGGGTCCTGGTAGAATGCCACTTTGCTCAGGTCTTCATCCCCTTCCTTGAACCGGATGGTGCCCGGATGGAAAGCAAGTGTCTTGCCATCAAGCTCGGTGTGCGAGCGGCAGTTTCCACTGGTAATCAATGGTATCGGGAACTCCTGGACCGGGTATTCCGAGTCTGTGCCAGTCTCCAGGACTTGGTCACTCTCCTCAAAGCCCACCGCCTCATGGGGCATCATGGGCTCCAGTGTGTGGAAGTTCCGGCCCTCCTCCCTCACTTCCGCCATTTCCTGTGGCGGGGAACCCTCACAAGCGTCCTCGATGCAAGGCATCGCTGCTCCATCACAGTTGTGCTCTGTTGCAGGCGAGCCGGGCATGGTTTGCCTGCTGGTACCTGGGGAGCCGTCCCTTGAACGCGATGGGAGCATCTCTTGCACCTGGTCCTCTGGGGCGCTGGCGTTTGTGTAGGGCATCCTCATCTCTGGCGTATCTGCTTGGCGTGACTCCCCTCCATGCAGCATCATCATTTGGTGTATCGAGCTCATCGGATTACCTGCTCTGGCTGTCCCCATCAATTCCTGCACTGGGGCATCCTCGCTACTGGCTCTGGGAGTATGTATGGGATCTTGGCCGGAGATCAAGGGACTCTCCCCTGCAGGACTCATCTCAGTTTCCTGGGCGTTGTTGTccccatcacagcccttggcataagGTGCAATCATTTGCAGTTGGTCCTCACTCTGGGCCATCTCAACACTCTCTCCTGCTCTTGCATTTGGTGGATCCCCCTTTACCCCATTCTCATCCCCTTGTATTGAGCGAGAGGCAGTCTCTTCAGGGGGCAAAGGGCAAAGAGCGGCTCTGGTCATTCTTTCCAATGATTCGTTTGGCTCCAATGAGACTCCAGCCTGTTCCAGGCTTGACGTCTCATCCACCCGTGGGGCACGCAACCTGTCCTCTGCCAGGTGCCGCTTCTGATGTCTACCCAGGGCTGCAGCGGTCTTGCAAGTCTTCGAACAGTGGGCACACGTGTGGCGGCCGGGCCCTTTCCTCCCGGCACTGTGGGGAGCCTGCTTCGGAGCTTCTGCTGTCTGCTGCGGAGTCTGGGGCAGAGGGGGCCACAGCTTCTGGCTGCTGTGTGTCTTCTCGTGTTTCTTCAGGGTCTTGGCCAAGGTGAAGACCTTGTCACAGGAGCGGCAGCTCAGCTCCACCGGGGCCGAATGGGACTGCTTGTGCTTCCGCAGGTTCCTGAGAACCGAGAACTCTTTTCCACAGGTGGAGCAGGCGAAAACCCTCTCGGCATTGTGCTGCTCCGACAGTGCGCGATCGGAGAATGTTTCGGCGCAGGAGGTGAGGTCGAGTTGGACAGAACTTTCCAGCTCCTTGACGTTGTCTTCGTTCAGCTCTGGCTCCTGGGAGCAGCCCTCCATGGGCTCCATCACTGCCTCTCGATCTGGACCCTTGGCAGCTCTCTGGAGCCACCTGGCGGAGTGTCTGTACCGCAGTTTCCTTCTCCAACCTGACTTCTTGGTCTTGTGAAAGCCGCCTGCTCTTCTCTTGGGCTTGTACGAGTAATACGGTCGCCAGAGATTGTCATCCGTGTCATTGTCGCTGACTTCGTCCCCGGAATCGTTGCCCAGGAAATAGTCACTCTTTTGCTGGGATTCCCTCTCTGCCTCATCCGTACAATGCTTCTTCCCCCCAGCCTGAAGACCCTCGGACCTTCTCCCTTTGCTCGTGCTGCCCTTGTCTCGGATCAGGTCTGACTCTGAGATCCTTCTCTTCACAATGGCCTCCTCCCCGATGCGCACGGTGATCTGGCACAGAGGGGCACTGCGACTCTCGGAGGCAGTTCCTGCGCACGCTGGCTTGGCCATGTAGGTCATGGTCTTGCCTTTTGCTGGCAAGAAATATTTCTTTGGCTTCTGGTATCTGGACTCTTTCTGACGGTTGTGTCTTTGGTTGATGGCTGCACAGGCACTGGAGGGCTGTACCTGTAGTTGGACGTAGTCCTTCAAGGCCTGCTTCTTCGTTGGCCGGGCAACAAGGGAGGCGACGGGCTCGTGGGCCTGGCAATCAGGCAATGGGGCGCCAACAACCTTCTCTTGGGTGCACTTGCCATTGTAGGCGATGACCGAGGACTGGTTCCGGTGAGCAATCGTTGGTGGCAAAGCATTGCTATGCACGATCACAGAGGAGGTGGGATGCCCGTAAGTGATGACGGAAGGGACCGGAGTGGCCACCTCGGGACTCGGGAAGGTTGAGGGAGGCTGGGGAAGCGGCACATCCCCTTCGCTCGGGTGACTGTCCTTGTCTGGCATTGCCTGGTCATGCCCAGAGGTCGCAGACTGGCTGCCGGAGAAACTTCTTTGCGGTGAGCCTCCGTTCTGAGCACTCTCTGTCAGAGACGCCCCCTGTGTTGGCCTGTGAAGCGGGTCCTGGGCAGAGGGAAGTTCTTGACTCTCTGGACTTTGCGAGCTGACGGCTCGGctcttctcctgaacatatttggcTGGCGAAGCATGAGATAAAGTGGCTAAGTCGTTCTCGGATGAGACATCGGTTGGCAAGGTAACGGGCACATTCTGAGCGTATTTTAGCAGGTCGCCCGAGACGGAGTGACTGTATGTTTTATACGGTCGTTTCTGCGACCTCATGGGCAACAAACGGTACAACTTAAAAGCATTGAGCTTTGGTTTATAGCCTCCGTTGGGAGTCTTCTGACTGATGGTGAGTCCAGGGTCAACTCCATGGAAAGATTTTTGGTGTGTCTTCAGGTTGTAGTAGGTGACAAAGGTCTCCCAGCAGAAGATGCACTGGTATCTCCTCTCACCCGTGTGCCATACCTCGTGCTTGGTGCGATACTCTGCCAGGGCAAAGACCTTGTCACAGTAGCGGCAGGGGTACTTCCTGCGCCAGGAGTGGACGTTGGCATGCCGCTTAAGGCTGGAAAGAGTCACGTAGGAGCGCTCGCAGACA is part of the Heterodontus francisci isolate sHetFra1 chromosome 48, sHetFra1.hap1, whole genome shotgun sequence genome and encodes:
- the zbtb4 gene encoding zinc finger and BTB domain-containing protein 38, with translation MASSFEVMDRNHSKVLLHELNEQRIQGIFCDVTIVVQDSKFKAHKNVLAAFSCYFKELLASQTLWAMDPVLELREMKAEVFAKILNFIYSSRVVIERLEEANDLATAGHRLGIHFLKDLVEMTSQTRACNDRLTCSSAQSSVSHSSDFSQLSQGTKVDNHDCTGSKSFEDNVGPLKLWPTNSFFTSKASAGPSFPIDLTASTSRRSGDVERPSSAYNSQTPSSRPESTGNHPSEHSQAASSDQEEDRPPLCEEGNESCPNESGPLTGLFHRDFLKGPSQDSTEETNEAAKRLYTLSTVAFRGLGFSVEEAANPEVLSAPPEKEPVVTLAGPDAAWSQPPVNGPPEEEAGITEDLPADAPAATSYPPGGLPCGHCTRSFGTTASLSLHSKLHRAGKTLSCRYCHKSFIHVKRLHTHQMLCRRADRPPSPEGRHSPADQENPGAAGAEQASGLDSTQPLDLMLAESGQVNAGRKQRAVPRMEILTEEEHFMKVVDGHLLYFCAVCERSYVTLSSLKRHANVHSWRRKYPCRYCDKVFALAEYRTKHEVWHTGERRYQCIFCWETFVTYYNLKTHQKSFHGVDPGLTISQKTPNGGYKPKLNAFKLYRLLPMRSQKRPYKTYSHSVSGDLLKYAQNVPVTLPTDVSSENDLATLSHASPAKYVQEKSRAVSSQSPESQELPSAQDPLHRPTQGASLTESAQNGGSPQRSFSGSQSATSGHDQAMPDKDSHPSEGDVPLPQPPSTFPSPEVATPVPSVITYGHPTSSVIVHSNALPPTIAHRNQSSVIAYNGKCTQEKVVGAPLPDCQAHEPVASLVARPTKKQALKDYVQLQVQPSSACAAINQRHNRQKESRYQKPKKYFLPAKGKTMTYMAKPACAGTASESRSAPLCQITVRIGEEAIVKRRISESDLIRDKGSTSKGRRSEGLQAGGKKHCTDEAERESQQKSDYFLGNDSGDEVSDNDTDDNLWRPYYSYKPKRRAGGFHKTKKSGWRRKLRYRHSARWLQRAAKGPDREAVMEPMEGCSQEPELNEDNVKELESSVQLDLTSCAETFSDRALSEQHNAERVFACSTCGKEFSVLRNLRKHKQSHSAPVELSCRSCDKVFTLAKTLKKHEKTHSSQKLWPPLPQTPQQTAEAPKQAPHSAGRKGPGRHTCAHCSKTCKTAAALGRHQKRHLAEDRLRAPRVDETSSLEQAGVSLEPNESLERMTRAALCPLPPEETASRSIQGDENGVKGDPPNARAGESVEMAQSEDQLQMIAPYAKGCDGDNNAQETEMSPAGESPLISGQDPIHTPRASSEDAPVQELMGTARAGNPMSSIHQMMMLHGGESRQADTPEMRMPYTNASAPEDQVQEMLPSRSRDGSPGTSRQTMPGSPATEHNCDGAAMPCIEDACEGSPPQEMAEVREEGRNFHTLEPMMPHEAVGFEESDQVLETGTDSEYPVQEFPIPLITSGNCRSHTELDGKTLAFHPGTIRFKEGDEDLSKVAFYQDPYQLVYGHQLLAGTYPYNFTHVSPLPVALNMVIRDEKGQQLPLLHRMFVYPTPCRDEAPPLPPPPPLGASGNGSHDEVGRELLAREKGAPMY